A single region of the Vanessa tameamea isolate UH-Manoa-2023 chromosome 18, ilVanTame1 primary haplotype, whole genome shotgun sequence genome encodes:
- the LOC113400149 gene encoding NADH dehydrogenase [ubiquinone] iron-sulfur protein 4, mitochondrial: protein MFKALSATTRLSRTTLSRALPSFSTSSARLAIEDPFSKKEAPIIDNETVLALPEEIKEKTVHDATISVSTKVDVSPITGVPEEHIKTRRVRIYQQPKNAMQSGTSNIHHWEMEFDTRQRWENPLMGWTSTGDPLSNMKVQFATPDEAIEHCEKNGLIWYLDVPKVQKELKPKNYGLNFSWNRRTRVSTK from the exons ATGTTTAAAGCATTAAGTGCGACGACAAGGTTGTCTAGAACAACCCTATCCAG GGCTTTGCCTTCTTTTTCAACTTCATCTGCACGCTTAGCTATCGAAGACCCTTTCAGCAAAAAAGAAGCTCCAATTATTGACAACGAAACTGTGCTTGCTCTGCCGGAAGAAATCAAAGAGAAAACTGTCCATGATGCTACTATATCAGTTTCAACTAAG GTTGATGTTTCGCCTATAACTGGTGTTCCTGAGGAGCATATCAAAACACGAAGAGTTCGCATTTACCAACAGCCAAAGAATGCGATGCAAAGTGGTACCAGTAATATTCATCACTGGGAAATGGAATTTGACACACGCCAACGATGGGAAAATCCCCTGATGGGCTGGACCTCAACTGGAGACCCGTTGTCCAATATGAAAGTTCAATTTGCAACACCAGATGAAGCAATAGAACACTGTGAAAAGAATGGTTTAATCTGGTACTTGGATGTACCTAAGGTTCAAAAAGAGTTAAAACCCAAGAACTATGGATTAAATTTCTCATGGAATCGTCGTACCAGAGTCTCTACAAAGTAG